The Leopardus geoffroyi isolate Oge1 chromosome C3, O.geoffroyi_Oge1_pat1.0, whole genome shotgun sequence genomic interval TGTTTTGCCATTTCAGCTAACTCAGTAATTTTCAACGTTgggggtcttttaaaaaatacagtctgATCCacagagattctgactcagttggtgagaggtgggacccaggcatctgcatgttttttttttttaaagatccattTCAGGAAATTCTGAAATGCAACCAGGATGAAGAATCATGTGCTGAAAACCTGCGATAGGTCTCCTTCTCAGAGGCTAGTGAGCCAACATGCCAGTGGATTCAAAACCAGTTTTGGTCTCTAAAGACGTAAGGCACATCACGCAGTCACTATTCTACATACCAGAAGAAGTGCGATGAATATTAATTGTTGAATTGAGTTCAGGGCTTCCTTGGTCCAAATAAATTATGGCTTCAATGGGAAGAGGTCCTGAACATTCAGCTCCGTTGAACGTGAAATACCAACGCTGACAGCACGCACTTCGGCATTTTAACCGAAGTGAGCCGCTGAACAAAACTCGTAAAGCACTGTTGGAGCGCATCTTTGTAAATGTACACTCCTGtcacaaacacagaaacaagGTTTTATTAGCGTTTTCAACTTTCCTTAAAATTAtgctttcaggggtgcctgggtggctcagtcggttaagcgtctcccttcggctcaggtcatgatctcacagttcatgagttcgagtcccgtgtcgggttctgtgctgacggctcagagcctggagcctgttttggattctgtgtctccctctctctctgcccctcccctgctcacactctgtctctctccttcaaagataaataaacatttttaaaaaatttttaaattatgctttcaAATTGCACtgtgaattttatttaactttcctcttcttcaaactacattattgtttttattttttattcaatttttaatttatttttaaagtttatttattttatttttgagagagagagagagacagtacgagtcgggaggggcagagagggggagagagaggatcccaagcaggctctgcactgccagcacagagccccatgtggggctcaaacccacaaaaccgtgacatcatgacctgagccgaaaccaagagttggacgcctaactgactgagccacccaggtgcccctcaaattacattttaaaaagcttaactttggggcgcctgggtggtgcagtcggttaagcgtctgacttcagccaggtcacgatctcgcggcccgtgagttcgagccccgcgtcaggctctgggctgatggctcggagcctggagcctgtttccgattctgtgtctccctctctctctgccccttccccgttcatgctctgtctctctctgtcccagaaataaataaacgttgaaaaaaaaaaaatttttttaaataaataaataaataaataaaaagcttaactTTTACAGAAGGAGAGAGGTTCTCTGCAAGGTAGATAAAAGTCTGATATGAGGTACTCTCAGAAAATCAAATTACAGCATTCTTAAAATTATTCACGCCATTGAAGGTATCTTTTGGTTTTACTCAAAACAGCTATAGTCTTCCGTATTTTAAACCAAACCAATCtatatattgactttttttttccattccaaaaAATATCTCCTGAGCCCTTTATGCTGGATGTTACAGTCACAGCAGTAAATGAAACAGAATCTCTGCCCGCGTGGAATTTATATTCTAGACCAGCCCTGTCCATATTCTAGACTAGCCCTGTCTCTATATACTTATTCTTgaccagtttctttttttgagcAACAGCAAACAGTACCAGATGTGAAGCACAGGTGGGGGTTTTAGTCTTTACCTATCTGACACAATTAGAAAGCCCGGGTCTTTTTCTCTCATTGCTCTTTGCAAAATTTGTCTCCCCACTGGCTCACGGTCTACTATCTTTCACTTGCAGAAAACTCCCAAACCCATTCTGACCGCtcctaagaaacttaaaaacGTATTAAATATGTAGAGTCCACACGGAGAGTTGTAGAACTCAGCAACTTTTGATGAACTGTAAGTAACCAGTCCGTCCCCGTCAGATGTGTATAGAAGCAGGCGGCATTTTAACCAAATGCTTTCTAAGAAGTCACATACGAAAGTGCAAGTGGTCACAGTCACCAAAACTATGGAAGCTCTCTGCAACTTCGAGTACGCACAAATCAAATCAAGACAGTCTCGAACGGTTTGCAATCGAGCAGACGTGAAAAAGCTGCGGCGAGGAGCATCTCAGAGTGTTCTGAAAGTAAAATCTCTTCTATTTGCATTGGCTGATGGTAGGAGTGGTTACTATCAAGGAATAATATATTGTACATACAGAACCAGGTACGGCACTGggcaacaaaagaagaaagaggcttAGAAATAGCACCAAGCTTCTTCAGCTCTGTGCCATCCCGATCGTCTTGCCAGTTGCTTTTGAAGCAAACACTAATTAAAGTGACTAGAATCGTGAATCAAAATGCTTTGCCACTCAGGCTCTTTTGAGTACTTTTCCCCCACCTCACCGTtacagacaatttttttttttttaatttaagttcatttgtttgtttgtttatatatgtatgtatttatttgtttattgagagagcgagcagaggagaggcagaaagacagggagagagaagcccaaacaggctccacgctgtcagtgcagagcccaagctcacaaactgtgagatcatgacctgagctgaaatcaagagtcagatgcttagctgactgagccaccccaggagcctcacaaatttttttaaaaaattttgttaatgtttatttatttttgagagagggagacagagtgcaagctggggaggagcagagagaaagggagacacagaatctgaagcaggctgtcaacacagagcccgacgcgggactcgaactcatgaactgtgagttcatggcctgaaccagtctgacgcttaaccgactgagccacccaggtgccctcacagACAAACTTTAAATGctcactgtaggggcgcctgggtggcgcagtcggttaagcgtccgacttcagccaggtcacgatcttgcagtccgtgagttcgagccccgcgtcgggctctgggctgatggctcagagcctggagcctgtttctgattctgtgtctccctctctctctgcccctcctctgttcatgctctgtctctctctgtctcaaaaataaataaatgttaaaaaaaaaaaaaaattttttttaaataaaaaaaaaatgctcactgTAGTATATCTCTGGTCCATTCCACCTCCCGTAAGCTTAACAATTTTAAGCCACACCTGCTACCCAGAATAAGGACAAATACCAATAGACTTCCCACTTCGAGACAGTTCCTATCACAGGGTAGTTTCTTGGAAATTTTTTCCCACTCTTTCGTGGCCTGGAGCCACAGCAGAATTTCTTacactaatttaaatttaaattcactttAGGACAAGACTGGAAGGTTGCTTACCATCCAACACAGACACTCACACTCTCCCTTTTTAGTTTGCATTTAAAAAGGggagagtaggggcgcctgggtggcgcagtcggttaagcatccgacttcagccaggtcacgatctcgcggtccgtgagttcgagccccgcgtcaggctctgggctgatggctcagagcctggggcctgctttggattctgtgtctccctctctctctgcccctcccccgttcatgctctgtctctctctgtcccaaaaataaataaacgttgaaaaaaaaaaataaaataaaaataaaaaggggagagtagatggggggtgggaaggagtggagggtgggtgatgggtattgaggagggcaccttttgggatgagcactgggtgttgtatggaaaccaatttgacaataaatttcatatattgaaaaaataaataaataaaaaataaaaataaaaaggggagagTAAGTTATGTTAGATATTATCCGGGCTAAAATAACATGGTGATTTATTTGTCTTAGAAATACCTTTATAAAATCAACTTTGAAATGttagcgcttttttttttttcattaatcctAACTTAAAAGCTACAGGGTCCCTACTCCTTAATTTTGTAAAAAGtcttttagtaaaaataaaataaaatctcatccaAAATTCACACTCAACTATGAAAACTCTTAAGTTTTGcttcaactttaaaataattcagactTCACTTACCGCAATTTTGCCAAGATCAATGCCGTAATTCAGTGCACTCCACGAGCACTGCTTGTAGTTAGGTGTCCAGGACTCCTCAAAGCTTTCCCTCAGGcattctcccttttctcctttgaatCCATCCCGACCGGGGATCCCAGGGGTCCCAGGAATGCCATTGGCCCCAGGGCTTCCGTctcgcccaggcacccctgcaggtCCTTGTAAGCACATTCCATTATACtagagcagaaaaaggaaatagggaCAGACTCTCACCACTCACGATTCCAAGACTCATTCTGATtagaattgcatttatttttgagcaccAGGAGCGCAGAATCTCTTCATACTACTGGTTCATGTTCTAAATGAGTTATTATAGAGAACTGATTTTAAAGTGATTTCTAAAATGTTAagatttctttcctgttcttttcatTGCACAGACTGTaggcacgcacgcgcacacacacaagtcAAAGATGACACAATGTTTTTTCATTTGCCTGCTTTTTTCTACTGCTTATTAAAAgtatacatgatttttaaatagcTGTATTTCAGCGTGAACATAATTGAATACACTGCCATTTTCTTCTGACCCTATATGCTGTAAAGGGACTTGGATTTCAGAAtgatactttaacatttttatgcaACCATTGCATCATTTGGGGATACTTAGGTTGTTCCTATTTTGTCTGTCATTAATATTATTGTAATGAAAATCTTCATACATAGagctttcttcatcttttgaatTATCTCCCTAAGATATATTCCTAGTGATAAAATCATTTAAAGAGCTTAGTTAATAATTATCTTAAACGGGCGAAACCTTTGAAATGGATCGCACATCTCCTGCTTCTATTTTTATGTGAAGGGAGTGTCACTAGGGTAACACGTCTGGCCTCCAACTTCACTCCTTCTTAGGAGTGAATGACATGGTTACAGGTGACCGCTGGTTTTCATTAGGGTGGCAGGAATCTATCCAACCTCTTAAGTGCTATGATTATTTCACAGTGTCAGGTAGAAGTTAAGAGCATGAGTTCTTGCACCAGATTCTCTGGATTTTAATCCTGGCTCAACCACATATTAGCTCTGTGAGATAAGGCAACTGACTCAACATTTCAGTGCccgtttccttacctgtaaaatgaagaaaatagtaaagattCTTACCTGGTAGGTTTCGTATGAGatttaagtgagataatatataaaatgtgcttAGAGCAGTGCGGGTCACAGTAAGCAGTGTATGTCAGCCGTAAGGATTCTTATTATTCCCCCAACACCATGTGAGGCAGTGATACTGGGCAAGTATGTCTACTCCCTCGGGTGGACCTTGCCAGGGTCTAGAGCTGGGAAAGGGAACATTAGCAAACCTGCCAGCCAGCACACATAAGCCACTCATACCAATGTAGCTGGATAAGTGGTAAGGGTGATATTTTATCTCCGTCTAATTCCCATGTCTATTCCTGAGTTGGTCCACTTATTAGGGCCCTCCAAACCCCAAATGCGATCCacttaaatttttactttaacaTTCCCCTATTTGTGTAAATTATACTGTCATTCTATATAAAGATCCTGTCCagtgagaacaacaacaacaacaaaaaaaaaaacccaagattcCTTACAGATTAAAATAACTTCAAAGCTTATCTTTCAATTTCACCATCTGGGATTagatttcatattataaattatttcatattataaaatccAGTAATGACATTACCTAGGAAGGATCCTCATGTATATAATGTTTCCCAATCAATTTCTTTTCCCATCACcagctttatatttgtttttttacaatttattttagagagagagagagtgcatgagagcaggggagaagggcagaggggtagagagagaggagagagagaatcttaagcaggctccatgctgatgggggggaggggaggctggattccatgaccttgggattatgacctgaggcaaaatcaaaagtcagatcctcaaatgacagagccactcaggggcccctcatctttgttttatttatttatttatttatttatttattagcgtttatttctgagacagagagagacagagcatgagtgggagaggaacagagagagagggagacacagaatccaaagcaggctccaggctctgagctgtcagcacagagtccaaagcacagctcgaacccacggaccgcaagatcatgacctgagccaaagtcggatgcccaaccgactgagccacccaggtgccctatgtttTGATAAATGATTTATGTCATGACTTTGGCCACTGCCATTTTCctgatgtaagaaaaaaaaagcactatttatttattgccaaGGAAATAGTaagaaaagtatttaataaaatttcaaaagtatttgaagacacgctaaaatacaaaatattctaaaacaggggtccctggatggctcagttgattaagcatccaactcttgattttggctcaggtcatgatcttactgtggTAAGATCAAACCCCAAGTTGGACACCATGCTGagtgagcctgcttaagattctctctctctgcccatcttccactcgtgtgctctctctctctcaaaaaaataaaaaataaagaaataatctgCATTTCAGTGACCATATAATCATATTGAATTTGGTTCCACAGGTATTACATCTGTCTTCTCACTTTAAAATGctaacccttggggcgcctgggtggctctgttggttaagtgaccaacttcagctcaggtcaggatctctcaattggtgggttcaagcccaggaCAGGGCTCTGtccttacagctcagagcctggagcctgcagcctacttctgattctgtgtctccctctctcctgcccctcccccactcacactctgtctctctctcactttctctcaaaaataaatttttaaaagttaaaaaaataaaataaaataaaatgctatcacATGCTTAGTACTAGGCAGGGGTTCTATAAATGTCGGTAGAATGAGCCCCTATTTCTCTCcatggccaccagggggcagagCTTGCTGGAAGCTTGAAAGGAACGCTTTGACAGATTCTGTACAAAGAAGCTGCTTTATAGAATCTGTTGAAACCTTCTTAATGACcacatgaacatttttttctccagcaaAACCAAATCCAATCTACAGGATGCACCTGAGCTTGGCTGCACAATAAGCTTTTCCAAGCAGGGCGAGATTTGTGGGAAACCGCAGGTACTGAAAATccatggaggaaaagaaaaaattgctaGCTTTATGGAGAAAAGGGGTATTTTGTGTATCATAATTGCAAATTCATAAATGCAAACTGCAGATGAACCACAACCATTTGGTACAGTTTTAAACAACTTAGACACTTAAAATAGAATTGTAGCCCTGAACACATTGTCTGCTTTGTGGAACAAAATTACATAGCACATCACCAAAAAGTGCAGTGTGCGATGGCAGGAATTTTTTTCCAGAGCCTTTGAATCTGGCATAGAACTAGCTGCCAGGGAGTTTGGTTTATTAGCTCAGTTTATAATGGCAACTTAACAAATTCAAAACGGTTTTTATCAAAACAATGCCCCCACTTTATGCCCTGCAATGCCTGTAAACCGTATTTGTCTGCAAATAAGATTGGCTTAAGGACTTAAGTTTATTATGTGCCAAGGAATATGGTAGCTTGGGAAAGGACGGCTCTAGACACAGGGCTAGGTTTGTTGATTTTCGGAGGGAAAGAGCTTTAAGCAAACAGACCTTCCCATAGATTAGCCCTTCAGAAAGCACTTGAGCTACTTGCTGCCCTGGAAACTGTCTTCTCCCTTAGCTCCACTGTGATGCTCCAGCTTGGTGGCCACAGGCTGAGGACTGAGGGTATCTGGAAGAACTGACTACCTGTCTGTCTAAACAGAACAATGAAATGGGTCCTTGGAGGGTTAGTGCGGGGTCCCTTCATTTTCCCCTTCTGGCCTTAATCGCTCTGAACCATTCCGGTCCTGAGCTGTGGTCGTCCAGCAAAGTAAATTGCAGCCCATACTTCCTAGGAAGATGACCCACATGACTCATAGTATTCAAGTTACAAAGAGTTGGACGGATGCTTTGTAAGGGTTGTTATTCTCTCCTGCAGGCAGACGTGGCCACCAGCCCCAACACAGGACACGTCACagggctctgggccaggcccaCCCAAGGGATCAGCGAGTCTAGGGTCTCCCAGGCAGCTCCCAGGCCCACCTTCCAACCTACCTAAGCTCCTCCTTCTACTCTCACTGCCGCCCTAACCCTCTCCATCTTCCTGGGGTGTGGAGGGCCCTCAGAGGCCAGAAATTATTGGGCGTCTCCCTGTATTTTGGGGCGTCCCACCCGACCCACGTCGCATCTCCGCTCCACGATGGCCCTGCCATTTGGGTCTCCCGTGCGAGTTCCACGACCTCACCGCACGCCTAGCGCAGGTCCTACCTTACACGTGGACGCAGACAAAGCGGGACACCCAGTCGCACGCACGACCCACCTACACAGCTGTACAGACCACCCCGCCCCCAACAGCTGGACGCACGTCCTCCCGGTGCGGCCCGCGGCTCTGTCCCCGCCGCCGCACTCACCAGGTCCACCACCTCCCTCTGCCGGAGCAGCGCCTTTTGCTTCCCCTTGGGGGTCTCGGAGGCGCTCGACGGCGCCCGCAGctgcagcagcaacagcagcaggagGCCGAGGAGCCGCTGCGGGGAGGCCGCGGCGGGGCTGTGGGGGCGCATGGCGCGCGGCGGCCCGGGGAGGcgcggagcaggaggaggaggaggaggagaaggaggaggagacgcGGAGCCGGGACCTGATCAGAGTCTGGCCCCGCCGTGCTCCCAGGCCGCCGCAGGCTGCATCAATGCCCCTTTCACCCGCGCGCCTCCCTCCgactccctctccctcccgcccctctGGACACCCGCGTTTCCATCCTGTAATAGGCCAGAGCCCCTACcccgagcccgacacggggcggGCCGAGAGCCGAGCCCGCCCCCTCCGGCGCCGCCGCTCGGCCCGCCCGGACCCTCGCGGAGAAGCCGCCTGCCGAGTCCGGGCCGGTGGCGGCGTTCTGGCGGCCACAGGTGGAAGCTTGGAGGGCGGGAGTGGAGACAGCACCGCCTAAGTGACCCCTGAGAGGCAAGTGCCCTAACCTGGGTCCACAAACCACCTTCAGGGGGTGTCAAACTGGCACTGCGGGCAAGCTCTTTTTAGGAGGTGACATTGGGAAGCGCAGAACCATAGGTATCATCAGGTTCGCCCAGGGGCCCATGACCCAAATGACTAAGATTCAGTGTTTCAGAGCCGCCTGGttgggctcagtgggttaagccagccaactcttgatctcccctcaggccatgatctcacagttgggatccagggggcctggggctcagcgctgagagctgggagcctgctgggggttctctctccacctctttctctgcccctcccgcctctcaaaataaataaacattaaaaaaacccaagatgtttcagaaacaaaaaaaaccactcttaaatgcagagaactcgtggttgccaaaggggaggtgggtggggggatctGTGAagtaggtaaaggggattaagagataccaacctccagttataaaataagtcacagaggtGAAAAggaacagcatagggaatatagtcaacaatgtaatagcattgtatggggACAGGTGGTGATTACACTTATTGCGgtgggcactgagtaatgtatagaatttttgaatcaatatgctgtacacctgaaactaatataaccttgTTTGTCATTATACTTcagcagacatttttttaaatataaaaaatttaaaaagaactgatGTTTCATAAGTGCTAACACTCACTAAGCCCCAGGAACCACACGAAGTCTTTTACACATACTCTGTGTCCTCTGGACAATCCTAGGGGGGTTGATACCTCCTCTATTTGCAccattcacagatgaggaaactgaggttcagggagggTGAGTTACATTCAGTGGTAGAAATTCACTACTGAGTGATCATTCTGGACTTCTGACTGATACTGTCTTTTTCTAACCCCATCTGTCCTCCTCTGTCCATTCTAGAAGAAAGCATCCCCAGGGGACCCAGGCCACCCACCAGGTAGGGTCCTTTATACACCACTGGCTGGAATCCGGCAGGACAGTTTTGCCACACCTGTAACAAGGTGGAGATTATTCATAGAATGGCAATGCTGCGGAGGCGAAATTCAACTCAGCAAGGTCTCTTTAGAGACCCAGGCGGTTTCCTGGAAGTTATAGTGGACTCAGCTGATGGATATTAGAGAGAAGGAACCGTGTGGAAAGGGAGCAAGTCAGGGCATTTGGAGGAATGCTCACTAGTGGGCCAGTGTCTAACTACAAGTAAGTTTCATTCCTGTTTGTCAGAAAGAGGCAAAAATCCAAATGGGTTCTGAAGCTAGGACTTGCTACATAAGTTGCAGGGTCAGTGCAAAAGGAAAATGCAGGGtcctttgatgaaaaaaaaaattaagaatttcaagacagtgtTCACAGAACTGGAAACCAAGCGTGGGATTCTTTTAAGCATAGCTACACAGATCGCTCACCCATGAAACAGCCCTGTGTGAAGCTGAACAAGGTCCCAGCTGGTGCCTTTCTGTGGCCAAACCACCGTGGTGGTAGCAGTCTACAgtctggagaggaggggagggcgcTGCCAGAGTCTGGCTTCTAGCCAATGGCAACTCCTGCTGCTGCTACCACCCAGGGACTTCAAATGGCCCCTCTCTGTGTAAATTTTGGGTCCAGATTCAGGTTTCAGCAAACAGCTGTCTCTTtttcagagagacaaagcatgcgtgggggaggggcaaggagagggagacacagaatcggaagcaggccccaggctctgagctgtcagcccagaatcccatgcggggcttaaactcacaaactgtgagatcatgacctgagcccatatccGTGCATTTGTAAGCTACGTATTCGCATAACTAATCAAACTACACTGTAAGATGAGTAAACCAGATATCATCATATTTCAAAGGTAATCTATAATAATGTATAAGTGCCTTTATACCATACAGAGAGATTTCACATATCCTGTGTCCTAAAATTATCACAAATCTATTCCCACTATGGGTTTGGTTAACTTCACTCTCTCTGTGCTTAGTTGGTTTGCAAAGTCATTTATCCTCCCACCTCTGGAATTTACTATCTCAGTCCAGTCGAGTTTTCTTGGTCTAAAACTTAGGTCTGTTCTACCGTTAGTTCCAATTAAAGAGTATGGATTAGTGCCTTGGGTG includes:
- the CTHRC1 gene encoding collagen triple helix repeat-containing protein 1; this encodes MRPHSPAAASPQRLLGLLLLLLLQLRAPSSASETPKGKQKALLRQREVVDLYNGMCLQGPAGVPGRDGSPGANGIPGTPGIPGRDGFKGEKGECLRESFEESWTPNYKQCSWSALNYGIDLGKIAECTFTKMRSNSALRVLFSGSLRLKCRSACCQRWYFTFNGAECSGPLPIEAIIYLDQGSPELNSTINIHRTSSVEGLCEGIGAGLVDVAIWVGTCSDYPKGDASTGWNSVSRIIIEELPK